From a single Lactococcus allomyrinae genomic region:
- a CDS encoding amino acid ABC transporter ATP-binding protein, with the protein MLEIKNLTKKFGEKKIFENFNLTINDNETLVILGPSGGGKTTLLRMLAGLEKIDSGTISFNDDEVTLHQEYFDKNLLGFVFQDFQLFPHKTVLDNLILSPIYTQNQSKKEATQKAKFLLKNLDLEGFEKTYPYALSGGQKQRVALARAMMINPKIIGYDEPTSALDSELRNQVADLILTNKQAGVTQIVVTHDAEFAEKIADKILKVNPRN; encoded by the coding sequence ATGCTAGAAATTAAAAATTTAACAAAAAAATTTGGCGAAAAGAAGATTTTTGAAAATTTTAATCTGACGATTAATGACAATGAAACACTTGTGATTTTGGGACCATCTGGCGGAGGTAAAACAACGTTATTGAGAATGCTCGCTGGTCTCGAAAAAATTGATAGTGGAACCATAAGCTTTAACGATGATGAAGTCACACTTCATCAAGAATATTTTGATAAAAATTTACTAGGCTTCGTATTTCAAGACTTTCAACTCTTTCCACACAAAACGGTCTTAGATAATCTTATCCTAAGTCCCATTTATACACAAAATCAATCTAAAAAAGAAGCAACACAGAAAGCGAAATTTTTGCTAAAAAATTTGGATTTGGAAGGTTTCGAAAAAACTTATCCTTATGCTTTATCTGGTGGGCAAAAACAACGTGTTGCACTTGCTAGAGCGATGATGATTAATCCTAAGATTATAGGTTATGATGAGCCAACAAGTGCTTTAGATTCAGAATTGCGCAATCAAGTTGCCGATTTGATTTTGACAAACAAGCAGGCAGGTGTGACGCAAATTGTCGTAACACATGATGCAGAGTTTGCGGAAAAAATCGCAGATAAAATTCTTAAAGTCAATCCAAGAAATTGA
- a CDS encoding amino acid ABC transporter substrate-binding protein, which yields MKKLQTLLVTVIAVLAVVTLSACSQAKAKSSNTWATAEKTKSITIGFDNTFVPMGFKDKDGTYKGFDIDLANAVFKKYGIKVKWQPINWSMKEQELKNGNIDLIWNGYSVTPERKKLVLFSNVYMEGGDVLVTKKSSGITSAKDMKGKTVGVQSGSSQYQEFESEPKVLKNSVSGNTISQYSNFDQGFLDLQNGRINALLVDGIYANYYLKQAKQTDNYNVFSAGFAGAPTAVGARKSDKELISKINQGIASLHKTGEFQKISEKWFGKDVYPSSK from the coding sequence ATGAAAAAATTACAAACATTACTTGTTACAGTTATCGCAGTTTTGGCTGTTGTTACACTTTCGGCTTGTTCTCAAGCAAAGGCAAAAAGTTCTAACACTTGGGCGACAGCGGAGAAAACCAAGTCAATCACAATTGGTTTCGATAATACTTTTGTTCCGATGGGATTTAAAGATAAAGATGGAACTTATAAAGGATTTGACATTGACCTTGCGAATGCAGTTTTTAAAAAGTATGGTATAAAGGTGAAATGGCAGCCCATCAACTGGTCAATGAAAGAACAAGAACTAAAAAATGGTAATATTGATCTAATCTGGAACGGTTACTCAGTCACACCAGAGCGCAAAAAGCTTGTACTTTTCTCTAATGTCTATATGGAGGGTGGAGATGTGCTTGTTACTAAAAAATCAAGTGGTATTACATCTGCAAAGGACATGAAAGGAAAAACAGTAGGTGTGCAATCTGGTTCGTCGCAATATCAAGAATTTGAAAGTGAACCAAAAGTTTTAAAGAATAGCGTTTCTGGAAATACAATTTCGCAATATAGTAACTTTGATCAGGGATTTCTTGATTTACAAAATGGTCGAATTAATGCTTTGCTTGTTGATGGTATTTATGCAAACTATTACCTCAAACAAGCTAAACAAACAGATAACTATAATGTTTTTAGCGCTGGTTTTGCTGGAGCTCCAACAGCAGTTGGCGCTAGAAAATCAGATAAAGAACTTATTTCCAAGATTAATCAAGGAATTGCTAGTTTACACAAAACAGGAGAGTTTCAAAAAATATCAGAAAAATGGTTTGGTAAGGATGTTTATCCAAGTTCAAAATAA
- a CDS encoding M20/M25/M40 family metallo-hydrolase, producing the protein MKIEEILGKLVSFNTVNDSEKEKMFDFIRVFLTDYHFRFKNVGACLVAERGKSKIGFLGHTDTVPASEKWTTNPWELVQKGDKLYGLGVCDMKSGIAAMLFVASQTEKAVTFYFTYDEEIGFAGIRDLIAEEEFPETVIICEPTDERVLNTGKGLFEFRVDFSGVRVHSSVATDDKNAIFRATDFINELRNFSAELRKSQPNHNFSIPFTSMNVGQISGGDSVNSTAEKCWIVADFRTNPNEHQKVREEIKRLSNEQPIKLTILNDIEPFENKISEREIDRIFDRNFEGDDGMTEASFLPRTTTRIIYGAGPDTSHQADEYVSLESLKRVAIIYKQLIEQS; encoded by the coding sequence ATGAAAATAGAAGAAATTTTGGGAAAACTGGTATCTTTTAATACAGTTAATGATTCAGAAAAAGAAAAGATGTTCGACTTTATTCGAGTTTTTCTAACTGATTATCATTTTAGATTCAAGAATGTCGGCGCCTGTCTTGTGGCAGAACGTGGTAAAAGTAAAATTGGATTTTTAGGTCATACAGATACGGTGCCAGCAAGTGAAAAATGGACGACTAATCCGTGGGAACTTGTCCAAAAGGGAGATAAGCTTTATGGTTTGGGAGTTTGTGATATGAAAAGTGGGATTGCGGCAATGTTATTTGTTGCAAGCCAAACGGAAAAAGCAGTAACATTTTATTTTACCTATGATGAAGAAATTGGATTTGCGGGGATTCGTGATTTAATTGCGGAAGAAGAATTTCCAGAAACCGTAATTATTTGTGAGCCAACAGATGAGCGCGTGTTAAATACAGGGAAAGGACTGTTTGAGTTTAGAGTTGATTTTTCAGGAGTAAGGGTCCATAGTTCGGTTGCTACTGATGATAAAAATGCTATTTTCAGAGCGACAGATTTTATAAATGAGCTTCGTAACTTTAGCGCAGAACTCCGTAAAAGTCAACCCAATCATAATTTTTCAATACCATTTACTAGTATGAATGTTGGGCAGATTTCAGGTGGAGATTCGGTTAATTCTACTGCTGAAAAATGTTGGATAGTTGCAGACTTTAGAACGAATCCAAATGAACATCAAAAAGTAAGAGAGGAGATAAAAAGATTATCAAATGAACAGCCGATAAAACTTACAATTTTAAATGATATTGAACCTTTTGAAAATAAAATTTCAGAGAGGGAGATAGATAGAATATTTGATAGAAATTTTGAGGGTGATGATGGTATGACGGAGGCAAGTTTTCTTCCGCGGACCACAACACGTATCATTTATGGTGCAGGCCCAGACACCTCACACCAAGCAGACGAATATGTTTCACTAGAATCTTTGAAGCGTGTTGCAATTATTTATAAGCAGTTGATTGAGCAAAGTTGA
- a CDS encoding SRPBCC domain-containing protein, protein MIEINTRMEISAPASEIFDAFVNPEKIGNFWFSNSSERWEKGKTIILSYEEFEANVPIQIMDIRENRRILLTWGPISDERAVTMSFTQVDEKTIVEVKEVGFQEYERLLTDPVLAEVRTYEYEEIINNLMGGKGGWTFVLACLKAYLENGVTSLRTGLLR, encoded by the coding sequence ATGATTGAAATAAATACACGGATGGAAATTTCGGCTCCCGCTTCGGAGATTTTTGATGCTTTTGTCAATCCTGAAAAGATAGGGAATTTTTGGTTTTCAAATAGTTCGGAACGTTGGGAAAAAGGAAAAACAATAATACTGAGCTATGAGGAATTTGAAGCTAATGTACCGATTCAAATCATGGATATTCGAGAAAATCGTCGAATTTTATTGACTTGGGGACCGATTTCTGATGAACGAGCAGTTACGATGAGTTTCACGCAGGTTGATGAGAAAACGATTGTTGAGGTGAAGGAAGTTGGTTTCCAAGAGTATGAACGGTTGCTGACAGATCCAGTCCTTGCTGAAGTTCGTACTTATGAATATGAGGAAATTATAAATAATCTAATGGGTGGAAAAGGAGGTTGGACTTTTGTTCTGGCTTGCTTGAAAGCTTATTTGGAAAATGGTGTGACGAGCTTACGAACAGGCTTGCTTCGCTGA
- a CDS encoding ATP-binding cassette domain-containing protein: MKITNLAIKFGDKEVLQSINLQVNKGERIAILGQNGSGKTTLLNLINKTLVPTAGKIEDEDFEINNQNRCYIMQHENLPSELKIKEALYVLAQSPENFEKGLGLAEHFDLTKALDKRFSKLSGGEKQKLFLISAIQNNPEYFFLDEITTGLDYNSRDELLSFLSEVFEESQATLFLVTHYIEEALRLCNRFVVVANGRITQDFTRDELVQTNFSLVQFDRLQIGLTEELIDEKTWTYKILKDKMPDILETRYEEITRYERDFVRNLGEIISD; the protein is encoded by the coding sequence ATGAAAATTACGAATTTAGCCATTAAGTTTGGTGATAAGGAAGTGTTACAATCTATCAATTTGCAGGTCAATAAAGGTGAACGTATCGCGATTTTAGGGCAAAATGGTTCTGGAAAAACAACACTTTTAAACTTAATCAACAAAACTTTAGTACCCACAGCAGGAAAAATTGAGGACGAAGATTTTGAGATTAATAATCAAAATCGCTGTTATATCATGCAGCATGAGAATTTGCCGAGTGAGTTAAAGATTAAAGAAGCACTATACGTTTTGGCGCAAAGTCCAGAGAATTTTGAAAAGGGATTAGGACTTGCTGAACATTTTGATTTAACAAAAGCTTTGGATAAGCGATTTTCTAAACTTTCTGGTGGTGAAAAGCAGAAGTTGTTTTTGATTTCGGCGATACAAAATAATCCTGAATATTTCTTTCTTGATGAAATTACAACGGGGCTAGATTACAATTCCAGAGATGAACTATTGAGTTTTTTGTCAGAAGTTTTTGAAGAAAGTCAGGCGACACTTTTTCTTGTCACTCACTATATTGAAGAAGCTTTACGTCTGTGTAATCGTTTTGTTGTTGTTGCTAATGGGCGAATTACACAGGACTTTACACGTGATGAACTGGTTCAGACTAACTTTTCTTTGGTGCAATTTGACCGTTTACAAATTGGTCTGACAGAGGAGTTGATTGATGAAAAAACTTGGACTTATAAGATTTTAAAGGACAAAATGCCAGATATCTTGGAGACGAGATATGAGGAAATCACAAGATATGAACGTGATTTTGTAAGAAACCTTGGCGAAATCATTTCAGACTAA
- a CDS encoding ABC transporter permease, whose amino-acid sequence MNNFSKYLMIELKLRFRVPIQLFFVFGFPIFLMIAFSVIFAKNNPSYLQENLGIIMMYAVLSASIASLSIEISKYNADQYYSMLERRGANKYVYLLAQILGFVLIVFLSSLVILAIAVVVYHYQLPRFGVVLLYYVKLYLYAIPFFLISIIIGFGVKNPAIASSLGLPIMFVSFFLSGMMIPFSQMTGIIRVISANFFLTQLLSALTETLTHHYLLQPNWLEILLSVAVILLLAIYTIRHRSFAKR is encoded by the coding sequence ATGAATAATTTTTCAAAATATCTTATGATAGAACTCAAACTACGCTTCCGAGTTCCGATACAACTCTTTTTCGTTTTTGGTTTTCCAATCTTTCTGATGATTGCATTTTCGGTCATTTTTGCAAAAAATAATCCGAGTTATCTACAAGAAAATTTAGGCATTATCATGATGTATGCCGTGTTGTCGGCGAGTATTGCAAGTCTTTCGATAGAGATTTCTAAATATAACGCTGACCAATATTATTCGATGTTGGAGAGGCGCGGCGCCAATAAATATGTCTATCTTCTTGCCCAAATTTTAGGTTTTGTCCTTATTGTTTTTCTATCAAGCCTTGTTATTCTTGCGATTGCAGTGGTTGTCTATCATTATCAGCTTCCTAGATTTGGTGTAGTGCTCCTTTATTACGTGAAATTATACCTTTATGCCATTCCATTTTTCCTCATTTCTATTATTATTGGTTTTGGAGTTAAAAATCCTGCCATCGCGAGTAGTCTGGGACTACCCATTATGTTTGTCAGCTTCTTTCTATCAGGAATGATGATTCCATTTTCTCAAATGACAGGTATCATTCGAGTTATTTCCGCAAATTTCTTTCTGACACAACTTCTGTCAGCACTAACAGAAACGCTGACGCATCATTATTTATTGCAGCCCAATTGGTTGGAAATTTTGCTCAGTGTGGCTGTTATTTTGCTTTTGGCAATCTACACAATCAGACACAGATCGTTTGCAAAAAGATAG
- a CDS encoding nitric-oxide reductase large subunit, which produces MQKNPYARLRNVLFITLVITFSILIAGGLSIFKNEAPRPSQIVNEQGKTLATKTQLISGQATYERYGLGDYGSYLGDGAYLGPDYSSEALHIYIQGMYKYKAQKLFNKNWSDLSDIQQEGIKGQVVKEIKKNRYNTKTHQLVLTDAQAAGFKYEEQYYHKMFINNPSEAGLPENLIKAHNTGAYQAKGNQVDYLADFFFWGAWLSSTERPEGGSTYTNNFPYDLEAGNNVSMTAITWSAISVAILVAGLGIIIWYERRYNLEMADRYAEGDLPIIDADKAITSSQRKVAKYLVIVVLLFLVQIMLGELMSHFYAENSFFGWNIQNIFPFPIDLTWHLQLVIFWVATSWLATGIYVVPRVLGREPKRQGLLVDLLFWALIIVVAGSMLGEWAGTMGWMGKVWWLFGQYGWKYIELGKFWQVLFIIGMVLWAVILGRGFVPAIRKKAKTSYLFDRKHLATMLFVGALAIPSFYVASLFIMPDSHVTFADYWRWWIVHLWVEGVFEVFAVLLIGWLMVDMRLTTIKSTIRALYFQMILLLGSGVVGIGHHYYWMGDNSIWLALGSSFSALEVVPLCLLVWEAYTHYKVYKDSGVEFPYKGTFIFLAATGLWNAFGAGALGFLINLPAISYFEHGTTWTSAHAHGSMAGVYGMFSIAILLYTMRSVSKKEYWTPKREKMVVWSAWLTNMGLLGMLVITLLPVGYMQLTDAVEHGYWHARLTSFYHSPLVSGLLWARMLPDLVFTAGVIVLIIIVVGAFFNLKPAENEQHEKESKIVLDELAAENT; this is translated from the coding sequence ATGCAAAAGAACCCCTACGCGCGTTTGAGAAATGTGCTGTTTATCACATTGGTGATAACATTCTCAATCCTCATTGCTGGTGGTCTTTCAATTTTCAAAAATGAAGCACCCCGTCCTTCTCAAATTGTAAACGAGCAGGGCAAAACTTTAGCAACCAAAACGCAACTTATCTCAGGGCAAGCGACTTATGAGCGCTATGGGCTTGGTGACTATGGTTCATATCTTGGAGATGGCGCTTATCTTGGCCCTGACTACAGCTCAGAAGCGTTACATATTTACATTCAAGGAATGTATAAATATAAAGCCCAAAAGTTGTTCAATAAGAACTGGTCAGACCTTTCTGATATTCAGCAAGAAGGCATCAAAGGTCAAGTAGTCAAAGAAATCAAGAAAAATCGTTACAATACCAAAACTCACCAATTGGTCTTGACCGATGCACAAGCTGCAGGTTTCAAATATGAAGAACAATATTATCACAAAATGTTTATCAACAATCCTTCAGAAGCAGGCTTGCCAGAAAACTTGATTAAAGCACATAATACAGGGGCTTATCAAGCCAAAGGAAATCAAGTGGATTACCTCGCTGATTTCTTCTTCTGGGGTGCATGGTTATCTTCAACCGAGCGACCCGAAGGAGGCTCAACCTATACCAATAATTTCCCATATGACCTTGAAGCAGGGAATAATGTTTCGATGACGGCAATCACTTGGTCAGCGATTTCGGTAGCCATCCTTGTCGCGGGTCTTGGTATCATCATCTGGTACGAACGTCGCTACAATCTCGAGATGGCAGACCGTTATGCTGAGGGAGATTTGCCCATCATTGATGCAGATAAAGCAATCACAAGTTCACAACGTAAAGTTGCCAAATACCTTGTGATTGTCGTTCTCCTTTTCCTTGTTCAAATCATGCTTGGAGAATTAATGAGTCACTTCTACGCCGAAAATTCTTTCTTTGGTTGGAACATCCAAAATATCTTCCCATTTCCAATTGATTTGACATGGCATTTGCAACTCGTTATTTTCTGGGTAGCCACCTCTTGGCTAGCCACAGGAATTTACGTTGTTCCTCGTGTCCTTGGACGTGAACCTAAACGTCAAGGATTGCTCGTTGACTTATTATTTTGGGCATTAATTATTGTCGTCGCAGGTTCAATGCTTGGCGAATGGGCAGGGACAATGGGCTGGATGGGCAAAGTTTGGTGGCTCTTCGGACAATATGGCTGGAAATATATCGAACTAGGTAAATTCTGGCAAGTCCTCTTCATCATCGGAATGGTACTCTGGGCCGTCATCCTTGGTCGTGGATTTGTCCCCGCCATTCGTAAAAAAGCAAAAACGAGTTATCTTTTTGATAGAAAGCACTTAGCCACCATGCTTTTTGTCGGTGCGCTTGCTATTCCATCATTCTACGTGGCATCGCTCTTCATCATGCCCGACTCACACGTTACTTTCGCCGACTACTGGCGCTGGTGGATTGTCCATCTCTGGGTTGAGGGTGTCTTTGAAGTCTTCGCCGTCCTCCTCATTGGTTGGCTCATGGTTGATATGCGTTTGACGACCATCAAATCTACGATTCGTGCGCTCTATTTCCAAATGATTTTGCTCCTCGGCTCTGGTGTTGTTGGGATTGGGCACCATTACTACTGGATGGGCGATAACTCCATCTGGCTGGCGCTCGGCTCTTCATTTTCCGCCCTCGAAGTTGTCCCACTCTGTCTCTTGGTTTGGGAAGCTTATACGCACTATAAGGTTTACAAAGATTCAGGGGTAGAGTTCCCTTATAAAGGAACATTCATTTTCCTTGCAGCCACAGGATTGTGGAATGCTTTCGGTGCTGGTGCGCTTGGGTTCTTGATTAACTTGCCAGCAATTAGTTATTTTGAACATGGAACAACATGGACATCAGCTCATGCTCATGGCTCAATGGCTGGGGTTTACGGAATGTTCTCCATTGCAATCCTACTTTATACAATGCGTTCAGTATCTAAGAAAGAATATTGGACACCAAAACGAGAAAAAATGGTGGTCTGGTCCGCTTGGTTGACAAATATGGGACTTCTTGGGATGCTAGTGATTACTCTACTTCCAGTAGGATATATGCAGTTGACAGATGCAGTTGAACACGGTTATTGGCACGCTCGCTTAACAAGTTTTTACCATAGCCCACTTGTTTCAGGATTGTTATGGGCACGAATGCTTCCAGACCTTGTGTTTACAGCAGGAGTTATTGTTTTGATTATCATTGTTGTTGGAGCTTTCTTCAATCTGAAACCAGCAGAAAACGAACAACATGAAAAAGAATCAAAGATTGTACTGGATGAACTTGCAGCAGAAAATACGTAA
- a CDS encoding NADPH-dependent FMN reductase: MKYIAIVGTNASFSYNRKLLWYMKKHFNNQAQIEVVEITDVPLFCEDIEEIPTKVLEIARAIEEADGVIFSTPEYDHSITAGLKSLIEWLSWGSLHPLTNTPVMIVGVSLGNMGTVFAQENLRQILSSPGLDAFVLPSNQFLLGRAAESFNSRDELVDERTIGWLEHCFLNFVTYTKTLKPMRALATDRTGASSSKNQEEKVPLLEEGEGWWIEDTNLGFPVISDADTGASEYEEPDEAVKSVYAQILEEGDGWWIEEIGLHSGAKEDGATSASKSTHGKVADAKGQPDTSTGASEH, translated from the coding sequence ATGAAATATATCGCCATTGTCGGCACCAATGCTAGCTTTTCGTACAATCGAAAGTTACTTTGGTATATGAAAAAACACTTCAACAACCAAGCACAAATTGAAGTTGTTGAGATTACAGATGTACCACTTTTTTGTGAGGACATCGAAGAAATCCCCACCAAAGTTCTAGAAATTGCAAGAGCAATCGAGGAAGCTGATGGTGTGATTTTTTCAACACCTGAGTATGACCACTCTATCACTGCAGGATTAAAATCGCTGATTGAATGGCTTTCATGGGGTTCACTTCATCCCTTGACGAATACACCTGTCATGATTGTTGGTGTGTCATTGGGGAATATGGGAACTGTCTTTGCGCAAGAAAATTTGCGCCAAATTCTTAGTTCACCAGGTCTTGATGCTTTTGTTTTACCATCAAATCAGTTTTTATTAGGGCGCGCAGCAGAGTCTTTCAATAGTCGTGATGAGTTAGTAGATGAACGAACAATTGGTTGGTTGGAGCATTGCTTTTTAAACTTTGTGACTTATACAAAGACCTTGAAACCAATGCGAGCATTAGCAACGGACCGTACAGGAGCATCATCTAGTAAAAATCAAGAAGAAAAAGTACCACTCCTTGAAGAAGGAGAGGGTTGGTGGATTGAAGATACTAATCTTGGATTCCCAGTGATTTCAGATGCTGATACGGGGGCTTCAGAATATGAGGAACCTGATGAAGCGGTAAAATCAGTCTATGCACAAATTCTCGAAGAGGGTGATGGTTGGTGGATTGAAGAAATTGGACTTCATTCGGGAGCTAAAGAAGATGGAGCAACTTCGGCATCTAAATCAACTCATGGTAAAGTTGCAGATGCTAAAGGACAGCCTGATACTTCAACAGGTGCATCAGAACACTAA
- a CDS encoding FAD:protein FMN transferase, with the protein MEKLDKIATKKISKRYRALGTVIDLTIYGTTDEQLLDDGFRLIKYYEDIFTVNREQSELMMVNDAAGISAVQVSDPVYQLTKIAVGKSQEHFGFNAAIGPLVKLWHIGFSDARLPQQSEIDEYLKLISPDEIILNDEEFSIFLPKKGMEIDLGGIAKGYIADRVQDLWRAHGISSGMINLGGNLILMGEAPHQKNRKWRVGIRNPLNNNGISIAQILTRESSVVTSGIAERHMEVDGKSYHHIIDPETGYPHNNQIASVTVLSKRSIDGEIETTRLFFANQPIENWLENHPDVYGAIFISRDKKIKVVGIPQSQVYIADSSFEFE; encoded by the coding sequence ATGGAAAAATTAGACAAGATTGCAACAAAGAAAATATCAAAGCGATATAGGGCATTAGGGACAGTCATTGATTTAACAATCTATGGAACAACTGATGAACAGTTGTTGGATGATGGCTTTCGTCTCATCAAATATTATGAGGATATTTTTACAGTTAACCGTGAACAATCAGAACTGATGATGGTCAATGATGCAGCGGGTATTAGCGCTGTGCAAGTTTCGGATCCAGTGTATCAGTTGACAAAAATTGCAGTGGGAAAAAGTCAAGAGCATTTTGGTTTCAATGCAGCAATTGGTCCTTTAGTTAAATTATGGCATATTGGATTTTCGGATGCTAGACTCCCTCAGCAATCAGAGATTGATGAATATCTTAAATTAATCAGCCCCGATGAGATTATTCTTAATGATGAAGAATTTTCTATTTTTCTTCCCAAAAAAGGGATGGAAATTGATTTGGGAGGTATTGCAAAAGGATATATCGCTGACCGAGTTCAAGACTTATGGCGAGCGCATGGGATTTCTTCTGGAATGATTAATCTCGGTGGGAATCTAATTTTGATGGGAGAAGCTCCTCATCAAAAAAATAGAAAGTGGCGCGTTGGAATTCGCAATCCACTCAATAATAATGGTATTTCTATCGCTCAAATATTAACAAGGGAGAGTTCAGTTGTGACTTCTGGTATCGCAGAGCGACATATGGAAGTAGATGGAAAATCCTACCATCATATTATTGACCCTGAAACGGGCTATCCACACAATAATCAGATTGCAAGTGTTACAGTTTTATCAAAACGCTCAATTGATGGTGAGATTGAGACGACAAGACTGTTTTTCGCAAATCAACCGATTGAGAATTGGCTAGAGAATCATCCAGATGTCTATGGAGCAATCTTTATTAGCCGAGACAAAAAGATAAAGGTAGTCGGAATACCTCAAAGTCAAGTCTATATTGCTGATTCGAGCTTTGAATTTGAATAA
- a CDS encoding PAS domain-containing protein — translation MKERNLIEEDAKTFFEDGFVNFPTGKMNLHLLRQVLNTIPFEIDLIDANDEFVYFTDGEKRMHQRFVEQLGKNLLELHPEKPERIRPTVKKILESFHDGSADHYEQWFPMGEHTCYINYYAIRDIDGTYLGCMEFTGDIKRIQGFRGVRTPHNSGKSE, via the coding sequence ATGAAAGAACGTAATTTGATAGAAGAAGATGCCAAAACTTTTTTTGAGGATGGTTTCGTGAATTTCCCCACAGGTAAGATGAATTTACACTTATTGCGCCAAGTATTAAACACTATTCCATTTGAAATTGACCTTATTGATGCCAATGATGAATTTGTTTACTTTACTGACGGAGAAAAACGGATGCACCAACGTTTTGTTGAACAGTTAGGTAAAAATTTACTTGAACTGCATCCAGAAAAACCAGAACGCATTCGTCCAACGGTCAAGAAAATTTTGGAAAGTTTCCATGATGGTTCAGCTGACCACTATGAACAATGGTTCCCAATGGGAGAACATACTTGCTATATTAATTATTATGCGATTCGTGATATTGATGGAACTTATTTGGGGTGTATGGAATTTACAGGAGACATCAAACGTATTCAAGGATTCCGTGGTGTTCGCACCCCTCATAATTCTGGTAAATCAGAATAA